The proteins below are encoded in one region of Reichenbachiella sp. 5M10:
- a CDS encoding sigma-54 dependent transcriptional regulator, with product MAKRILIIDDEKSIRHTLKEILEYENYEVDEAENGLQALKILTESEYDAALCDIKMPEMDGIELLEKAKELDHVPQFIMISAHGTIETAVEATKKGAYDFIQKPPDLNRLLLTIKNALDKSNLIQETKTLRKKVSGSMQIVGESLALSEIRETIEKVAPTEARVLITGANGTGKELVANALHKYSGRSKNPLIEVNCAAIPSELIESELFGHEKGSFTSAVKQRIGKFEQADKGTLFLDEIGDMSLSAQAKVLRALQENKITRVGGEKEIKVNVRILAATNKDLKKEIAENRFREDLYHRLSVIVIKVPSLKERTDDIPLLVDKFLQDIADNHGTTVKAIDSKAIQLLQKGEWTGNIRELRNVVERLVIMSDQTITEEHVKKYADIQ from the coding sequence ATGGCAAAGAGGATTTTGATCATTGACGATGAAAAAAGCATTCGTCACACTCTCAAAGAAATTTTAGAATACGAGAACTACGAAGTAGACGAAGCAGAAAACGGACTACAGGCATTGAAGATTCTCACCGAATCAGAATATGACGCGGCACTTTGTGATATCAAAATGCCTGAAATGGATGGCATAGAACTGCTCGAAAAAGCAAAAGAGCTAGACCATGTGCCTCAGTTTATTATGATCTCTGCTCACGGAACCATAGAAACTGCCGTAGAAGCGACAAAAAAAGGAGCCTACGACTTCATCCAAAAGCCACCAGATCTCAATAGGCTATTGCTCACGATCAAAAATGCGCTTGACAAATCCAATCTCATCCAAGAGACCAAAACCCTGCGTAAAAAAGTATCCGGATCGATGCAAATCGTAGGAGAGTCCCTTGCTCTCAGTGAAATCCGAGAAACCATAGAGAAAGTAGCACCGACAGAAGCAAGAGTACTCATCACTGGTGCCAACGGAACGGGAAAAGAATTGGTAGCAAATGCCCTTCACAAATACAGTGGCAGGAGCAAAAACCCACTTATAGAGGTCAACTGTGCCGCTATTCCTTCGGAGCTCATCGAAAGTGAGCTATTTGGACATGAAAAAGGCTCCTTTACATCCGCAGTAAAACAACGTATAGGGAAATTCGAACAAGCCGACAAAGGGACACTATTCCTTGATGAGATCGGTGACATGTCTCTCTCTGCTCAAGCCAAAGTACTTCGCGCTTTACAAGAGAACAAAATCACACGAGTGGGAGGAGAAAAAGAGATCAAAGTTAACGTTAGGATACTAGCTGCTACCAACAAAGATCTCAAGAAAGAAATTGCAGAGAATAGATTTCGCGAAGATCTCTATCATAGACTCAGTGTAATTGTCATCAAAGTCCCTTCACTCAAAGAGCGGACAGATGACATCCCGTTGCTTGTCGATAAATTCTTACAAGACATTGCGGACAATCACGGAACCACTGTCAAGGCAATAGACAGCAAAGCCATTCAATTGCTACAAAAAGGAGAATGGACTGGAAACATACGCGAATTGCGTAATGTAGTAGAGCGACTGGTGATCATGAGTGATCAAACCATCACAGAAGAGCATGTAAAAAAATATGCGGATATACAGTAA